From a region of the Cololabis saira isolate AMF1-May2022 chromosome 8, fColSai1.1, whole genome shotgun sequence genome:
- the si:ch211-112f3.4 gene encoding EF-hand and coiled-coil domain-containing protein 1 isoform X1 gives MERVQPAGPWLRRALAHHHSPGPDPAADNQIIVLATGIDQYLQEVFQHLAYPSQDDTVSAEDFTALCAVLGCAPAGAGGAAGDAAGDAPGTRDEEELGDICSGLPGQISFKDFHLRLCGYFRVRGAEQGSGTGTGSGTGRCAWRMPLSEDTELLETQIRVRWPRVRRRKCVSFDLTRDQRSTKTPNMERLRELDELAALRELVEDLRSALQGSDARCLALEVALRQQRSTSAAFPPRHSPPIPAPAPSGTGVQGEAVPAQRPAGESGGFVREDEGWRTWRRRDVRDPVLRELKLIRAARDGQLEEAMKFNQRLEEELRWAYREVQKLQRVEASLRKENTHIRRRAEEARRALSSGMQRVGLMQELAQSVPQLQARISQLENQLLRYRTQCTCRFPPEESCSPADAECLQRAVEGKAASDEEEEDGGRKDAGRCCPVEVKRHVCHCHGCDKGCQNNVHHPSCPSVLQDRTPPSRTGAADSSPTADEGLTSTRTSSPESWRRL, from the exons ATGGAGCGCGTCCAGCCCGCGGGCCCCTGGCTCCGGAGGGCCCTCGCCCACCACCACTCCCCCGGGCCTGACCCTGCTGCGGACAACCAGATCATCGTCCTGGCCACTGGAATAGACCAGTATCTGCAGGAGGTCTTCCAGCACCTGGCCTATCCCAGCCAGGACGACACCGTGTCTGCGGAGGACTTCACCGCGCTGTGCGCCGTGCTGGGCTGCGCTCCGGCCGGGGCCGGGGGCGCAGCCGGGGACGCAGCCGGGGACGCACCGGGGACCAGAGATGAGGAAGAGCTGGGAGACATATGTTCCGGGCTCCCCGGCCAGATCTCCTTTAAAGACTTCCATCTGCGGCTGTGTGGGTACTTCCGTGTGCGCGGCGCGGAGCAGGGATCGGGGACCGGGACGGGATCGGGGACGGGGCGGTGCGCATGGCGCATGCCGCTGTCCGAGGACACGGAGCTGCTGGAGACCCAGATCCGCGTCCGCTGGCCTCGCGTCCGGCGGAGGAAGTGTGTCAGCTTCGATCTGACCAGGGATCAGAGATCCACGAAAACCCCAAACATGGAGCGCCTCCGTGAACTGG ACGAGCTTGCAGCTCTGAGGgagctggtggaggacctgcGCTCCGCCCTGCAGGGCAGCGATGCTCGCTGCCTGGCCCTGGAGGTGGCGCTCCGGCAGCAGAGGAGCACCAGCGCTGCCTTCCCACCCCGCCACAGCCCTCCCATTCCAGCTCCTGCACCCTCTGGTACCGGCGTGCAAGGAGAAGCAGTACCAGCTCAGAGACCTGCAGGGGAGTCGGGTGGTTTTGTGCGAGAAGATGAAGGGTGGAGGACGTGGAGGAGACGGGACGTCAGAGACCCCGTCCTGAGGGAGCTGAAGCTGATCCGAGCAGCACGGGACGGGCAGCTGGAAGAAGCCATGAAGTTCAACCAGCGTCTGGAGGAGGAGCTGCGGTGGGCGTACCGGGAAGTGCAGAAGCTGCAGAGGGTGGAGGCTTCACTCAGGAAAGAGAATACTCACATCAG GAGGAGGGCGGAGGAGGCCCGGCGGGCCCTGAGCTCGGGGATGCAGAGGGTCGGGCTGATGCAGGAGCTGGCCCAGTCCGTGCCCCAGCTCCAGGCCAGGATCAGCCAGCTGGagaaccagctgctccggtACAG GACCCAGTGTACCTGCCGGTTCCCCCCTGAGGAATCCTGCAGCCCGGCGG ATGCAGAGTGTCTGCAGCGAGCGGTGGAAGGGAAAGCTGCCTccgatgaagaggaggaggacggggggagGAAGGATGCAGGACGATGCTGTCCGGTGGAGGTGAAGAGGCACGTCTGCCACTGCCATGGCTGCGACAAAGG ATGTCAGAACAATGTCCATCATCCTTCCTGTCCGAGTGTCCTGCAGGACAGAACCCCCCCCAGCAGGACGGGAGCCGCCGACAGCAGCCCAACGGCAGACGAGGGTTTGACAAGCACAAG
- the si:ch211-112f3.4 gene encoding EF-hand and coiled-coil domain-containing protein 1 isoform X2 codes for MERVQPAGPWLRRALAHHHSPGPDPAADNQIIVLATGIDQYLQEVFQHLAYPSQDDTVSAEDFTALCAVLGCAPAGAGGAAGDAAGDAPGTRDEEELGDICSGLPGQISFKDFHLRLCGYFRVRGAEQGSGTGTGSGTGRCAWRMPLSEDTELLETQIRVRWPRVRRRKCVSFDLTRDQRSTKTPNMERLRELDELAALRELVEDLRSALQGSDARCLALEVALRQQRSTSAAFPPRHSPPIPAPAPSGTGVQGEAVPAQRPAGESGGFVREDEGWRTWRRRDVRDPVLRELKLIRAARDGQLEEAMKFNQRLEEELRWAYREVQKLQRVEASLRKENTHIRRRAEEARRALSSGMQRVGLMQELAQSVPQLQARISQLENQLLRYRTQCTCRFPPEESCSPAGE; via the exons ATGGAGCGCGTCCAGCCCGCGGGCCCCTGGCTCCGGAGGGCCCTCGCCCACCACCACTCCCCCGGGCCTGACCCTGCTGCGGACAACCAGATCATCGTCCTGGCCACTGGAATAGACCAGTATCTGCAGGAGGTCTTCCAGCACCTGGCCTATCCCAGCCAGGACGACACCGTGTCTGCGGAGGACTTCACCGCGCTGTGCGCCGTGCTGGGCTGCGCTCCGGCCGGGGCCGGGGGCGCAGCCGGGGACGCAGCCGGGGACGCACCGGGGACCAGAGATGAGGAAGAGCTGGGAGACATATGTTCCGGGCTCCCCGGCCAGATCTCCTTTAAAGACTTCCATCTGCGGCTGTGTGGGTACTTCCGTGTGCGCGGCGCGGAGCAGGGATCGGGGACCGGGACGGGATCGGGGACGGGGCGGTGCGCATGGCGCATGCCGCTGTCCGAGGACACGGAGCTGCTGGAGACCCAGATCCGCGTCCGCTGGCCTCGCGTCCGGCGGAGGAAGTGTGTCAGCTTCGATCTGACCAGGGATCAGAGATCCACGAAAACCCCAAACATGGAGCGCCTCCGTGAACTGG ACGAGCTTGCAGCTCTGAGGgagctggtggaggacctgcGCTCCGCCCTGCAGGGCAGCGATGCTCGCTGCCTGGCCCTGGAGGTGGCGCTCCGGCAGCAGAGGAGCACCAGCGCTGCCTTCCCACCCCGCCACAGCCCTCCCATTCCAGCTCCTGCACCCTCTGGTACCGGCGTGCAAGGAGAAGCAGTACCAGCTCAGAGACCTGCAGGGGAGTCGGGTGGTTTTGTGCGAGAAGATGAAGGGTGGAGGACGTGGAGGAGACGGGACGTCAGAGACCCCGTCCTGAGGGAGCTGAAGCTGATCCGAGCAGCACGGGACGGGCAGCTGGAAGAAGCCATGAAGTTCAACCAGCGTCTGGAGGAGGAGCTGCGGTGGGCGTACCGGGAAGTGCAGAAGCTGCAGAGGGTGGAGGCTTCACTCAGGAAAGAGAATACTCACATCAG GAGGAGGGCGGAGGAGGCCCGGCGGGCCCTGAGCTCGGGGATGCAGAGGGTCGGGCTGATGCAGGAGCTGGCCCAGTCCGTGCCCCAGCTCCAGGCCAGGATCAGCCAGCTGGagaaccagctgctccggtACAG GACCCAGTGTACCTGCCGGTTCCCCCCTGAGGAATCCTGCAGCCCGGCGGGTGAGTAG